One Rhipicephalus microplus isolate Deutch F79 chromosome 4, USDA_Rmic, whole genome shotgun sequence genomic window carries:
- the LOC119172319 gene encoding uncharacterized protein LOC119172319 isoform X4: MRGERCCASGVEKKPAVVAARLAFNAKPLPANDNAGLAPVLGTGFIARAGALSGMMEAALAQQQQQYDLSQLNYTNNNSSSLGALRRPQKDAPASTTSSCTDSVLLQDGGDELQWCADYPFNREFQRHLCSSSLTSSGRLMRRSVLSVSGDAACVIGDDGGGLGGVDLSYEDLSKNFDANLAEIDMETFRSEDIHAILTLPALYGGDFQSASRGEQCASVSGSFLEALPLDASSVHAKTASSSGHDEDSGEMSICRDEPLFSPIKECGPPLTSGRVGGVSGGALSTDSLDCSSFEEHDLVLTCQANKDNYTIAFQQSGTHFSDDLSEGSVPSDQQSHHSGSAVSATPASGGPGSMARSELSFTTWHRLRSSGIRLKPDSDTGKSQSLPNLLRRSAAVAGRMDVAGSCLPLYTLQASTHGAIDPPDARSVSLLRLFMRSKAGSGGSLSSSRSENSDSVTTPRDGATAYQLQSSSEDSSGSMDSKSDSSEDPPPPPKPVEPLVRKVLRASTNVVGREANNNNVEPTAANDNERLRMATSESEEETSQCFEDSLVEAVQARMKPANARSPIHEEEEPFESSGDETMKDSRDLLSSGGGTSSDNAGVIERRNNDVNSSLRCAKSGALLGGPLGKERIKNVFTTVNKNSNAVAAESDDRQSSRSTQTKRFNCNDGSGSGSTRKVSDSSGSGEEGRNARSSSLLSSGYVSRQNSVDQIHRQTFLLSAGGNRRKQPPTAIARMRHSSTQVPVHIRDRGIQTSVEGAVSENSNWLYTVDDTSAAVSGQRSFNLTLRPQEAILKQDGEQKRSIYVCYPNYSLPDLSFLKELAAAEDKPDLVFRPTQHKMPQPGASEAAAEGATASAQVPPNESPVLHRRTHSSEPHWRRPKSCNDFEDLSRRNLSHIQDWDSLSVLLPAEVKAMVSHFRHASPSSNLASEQQRGILRKLSDEANSRPRSQCDTLTADVDRISAGGSAEFGNRRHSLQDYRRLLKGLPDMDGLLPPCPNLACSGGLQRDSSLPLSRTNSEGSWRRAGGRNARRSMPLAATCSSCRAKKAVSFSEDLNIHANDVRPLRGAFCKCTCGSSPTANYGSLERPSRKMTLLFGGSQDDQHAPHEFTLSPKGLSPSWGMSPLSRSQRELVEQKKGLLDNTMRSIKQVLDCYSTEKESQPAVGGGPEPCLSEGSACGRLAIEFLVPALRELLSDGLLPHVRGVFGRLPNSLWHLAHSLSQAKEGRKEVQELVEYIEQADTAFHGDGEKFGACLLGLLNLGCLDTWFLTLLSSPQILQKHYQTSAAFVPLLSHPSLFFLREELACSLRSLSELPFGFSLSFALGGEAQSLKNAKPASRKSPGGLKSPPSVDSPCTPSDENGTYDESDDLRTVTCQSLVDSSSLEETLDNSSRVLELQKKLKGGAAVASSGLGGTKAIYPAMQKVQGSAEEMQRFRQLRNHWEQMSHASPSSAEAASTVTAASSAKPTSPTKLPSPTKTIRKPAVTSSASATKKSSVPSADNRRLAPRGATAGSRTPSPNISAGSGRPQQQRRSLIPVHRGWKKPAARATPTTDGAK; encoded by the exons CTAGAGCAGGCGCCCTGTCAGGCATGATGGAGGCTGCCCTGGCTCAGCAGCAGCAACAGTATGACCTGTCGCAGCTCAACTACacaaacaacaacagcagcagcctcGGGGCACTAAGACGGCCCCAGAAGGATGCACCAGCCAGCACCACGTCCTCGTGCACGGACTCTGTGCTGCTGCAGGATGGGGGAGATGAGCTGCAGTGGTGTGCCGACTATCCTTTCAACAG AGAATTCCAGAGGCATCTATGCTCCTCATCGCTCACATCATCGGGTCGGCTAATGCGGCGCAGCGTATTGTCCGTGTCCGGGGACGCCGCTTGCGTGATAGGTGATGACGGCGGGGGCCTCGGTGGTGTGGATCTCTCGTACGAAGACCTGTCTAAAAACTTTGATGCCAACCTGGCCGAGATCGACATGGAGACCTTCAGGTCGGAGGATATTCACGCCATCCTCACACTTCCTGCCCTGTACGGAGGGGACTTCCAGTCGGCCAGCCGAGGAGAGCAGTGTGCCTCGGTGTCCGGCTCGTTTTTGGAGGCCCTGCCTCTGGATGCCTCGTCTGTGCA CGCAAAAACGGCGAGCAGCTCGGGGCACGACGAGGACTCTGGCGAGATGTCCATCTGTCGGGACGAGCCGCTCTTCTCGCCCATCAAGGAGTGTGGGCCCCCGTTGACGAGCGGACGGGTCGGTGGTGTCAGTGGGGGTGCCCTCTCCACGGACAGCCTCGACTGCAGCTCATTCGAGGAGCACGACCTTGTGCTGACGTGCCAGGCCAATAAGGACAACTACACGATCGCCTTCCAGCAGAGCGGGACACACTTCTCTGACGACCTATCGGAAGGCAGCGTTCCCTCGGACCAGCAGAGCCACCACAGCGGCAGTGCTGTCAGTGCTACG CCCGCGAGTGGTGGTCCTGGGTCCATGGCACGGTCCGAGCTGTCCTTCACCACCTGGCACAGGCTAAGGTCATCGGGCATTCGGCTCAAGCCGGATTCGGACACCGGGAAGAGCCAGAGCCTCCCCAACCTTCTGCGACGGTCGGCAGCCGTGGCAGGGCGCATGGATGTGGCTGGCAGCTGCCTGCCGCTCTACACGCTACAG gCATCCACACATGGTGCAATCGATCCTCCCGATGCCCGGTCAGTGTCCCTGTTGCGCCTCTTCATGCGAAGCAAGGCTGGCAGTGGAGGGTCTCTCTCCAGCAGCCGTTCCGAAAATTCGGATTCCGTGACCACACCACGGGATGGTGCCACTGCTTACCAACTGCAGTCGTCCAGTGAGGACTCCAGCGGGTCCATGGACTCCAAGAGTGACAGCAGCGAGGACCCGCCTCCTCCACCAAAGCCCGTGGAACCGCTGGTGCGAAAAGTGCTGCGGGCCAGCACAAACGTTGTGGGCAGGGAGGCCAATAACAACAACGTGGAACCCACGGCTGCCAACGACAATGAACGGCTGAGGATGGCGACGTCAGAGAGTGAGGAGGAGACGTCGCAGTGCTTCGAGGACAGTCTGGTGGAAGCGGTGCAGGCACGCATGAAGCCTGCCAATGCAAGGAGCCCTATCCACGAGGAAGAAGAACCGTTCGAGTCCAGTGGGGACGAGACGATGAAGGATAGCCGCGACCTGCTAAGTAGTGGCGGGGGCACGTCTTCGGACAATGCAGGAGTCATTGAGCGGCGCAACAACGATGTGAATTCTTCGTTACGCTGTGCCAAGAGCGGTGCACTGCTCGGTGGCCCTCTGGGAAAAGAGAGAATAAAGAACGTTTTCACGACAGTGAATAAAAACAGCAATGCTGTGGCTGCAGAGTCGGACGATCGGCAGTCCAGTCGCAGTACGCAGACCAAGCGCTTCAACTGTAATGATGGCTCGGGATCCGGTTCTACGAGGAAAGTGTCGGATAGCAGCGGAAGTGGAGAGGAAGGCCGAAACGCACGCTCTTCAAGTCTCCTCTCGAGTGGCTACGTGAGCCGTCAAAACTCTGTCGACCAGATTCACAGGCAGACGTTCCTTCTTAGTGCCGGTGGAAACAGGCGAAAGCAGCCGCCCACGGCCATAGCTCGAATGAGGCACTCGAGCACACAAGTGCCGGTGCACATACGGGACCGTGGCATTCAGACCAGCGTGGAGGGAGCTGTATCGGAGAATTCGAACTGGCTGTACACTGTTGATGATACGTCGGCAGCAGTGTCCGGACAGCGAAGCTTCAACTTGACATTGCGCCCACAAGAAGCCATTTTGAAACAGGATGGGGAGCAAAAGAGATCTATTTATGTCTGCTATCCAAACTACTCCCTTCCAGATCTCAGTTTTCTGAAGGAACTGGCTGCAGCCGAAGACAAGCCTGACCTGGTGTTCCGCCCCACCCAGCACAAGATGCCGCAGCCCGGTGCATCGGAAGCAGCTGCCGAAGGTGCCACGGCGTCGGCGCAGGTGCCGCCCAACGAGTCACCCGTGCTGCATAGGCGTACTCACAGCAGCGAACCACACTGGCGGCGTCCTAAATCATGCAATGACTTTGAGGACCTCTCCCGACGCAATCTTAGTCACATTCAGGACTGGGACTCGCTGAGTGTGCTACTGCCTGCTGAAGTTAAGGCCATGGTATCCCACTTCCGCCATGCTTCTCCTTCCTCAAATCTTGCGTCGGAACAACAACGGGGGATCCTGCGCAAGCTCTCAGATGAGGCCAACAGTCGGCCGAGGAGCCAGTGTGACACCCTCACTGCGGACGTTGACAGGATCTCTGCGGGCGGCTCTGCCGAGTTCGGCAACCGGCGGCACTCACTGCAAGACTACCGGCGCCTCCTCAAGGGCCTTCCCGACATGGATGGCCTACTGCCTCCCTGTCCGAACCTGGCCTGCAGTGGAGGTTTGCAGCGCGACTCCTCGCTGCCCCTGTCCCGGACCAACTCGGAAGGGTCGTGGCGACGTGCTGGAGGCCGGAATGCGAGGCGTTCCATGCCACTGGCGGCTACGTGTTCGTCTTGTCGTGCCAAGAAGGCCGTGAGCTTCAGTGAGGACCTCAACATTCATGCAAATGATGTGCGACCCTTGCGGGGAGCCTTCTGCAAGTGCACATGCGGCTCAAGTCCTACGGCAAACTACG GTTCTCTGGAGAGGCCATCAAGGAAGATGACGCTATTGTTTGGTGGCAGCCAGGATGACCAACATGCACCCCATGAGTTTACCTTGTCGCCCAAAGGTCTTTCCCCATCGTGGGGCATGTCACCTCTGTCCAGGAGCCAGCGGGAGCTCGTTGAGCAGAAAAAGG GGCTATTGGACAACACAATGCGGTCTATAAAGCAGGTCCTCGACTGCTACAGCACGGAAAAGGAATCCCAG CCTGCTGTGGGTGGCGGGCCCGAACCGTGCCTATCCGAAGGCAGTGCCTGTGGCCGTCTGGCAATCGAGTTCCTAGTACCCGCGCTTCGAGAACTGCTGTCTGACGGACTGCTGCCACACGTCCGGGGCGTGTTTGGTCGCCTACCCAACTCACTGTGGCACCTGGCTCACTCCCTTAGCCAAGCCA AGGAGGGACGAAAAGAAGTCCAAGAGCTTGTAGAGTACATCGAGCAGGCCGACACTGCTTTCCACGGTGACGGGGAGAAATTTGGTGCCTGTTTGCTTGGTCTTTTAAA cctgGGCTGCCTGGACACCTGGTTCTTGACGCTGCTGTCTAGCCCGCAGATACTGCAGAAGCACTACCAGACGTCTGCTGCTTTTGTGCCACTTCTCTCGCATCCCAGCTTGTTCTTCCTGCGCGAAGAGCTTGCCTGCAGCTTGCGCTCCCTCTCCGAGCTTCCCTTTGGCTTCAGCCTGAGCTTCGCCCTGGGCGGCGAAGCGCAGAGTCTGAAGAATGCCAAGCCCGCTTCCCGCAAGTCTCCTGGCGGCCTCAAGAGCCCCCCCAGTGTCGACTCCCCGTGCACCCCTAGTGACGAGAACGGCACCTACGACGAGAGTGACGACCTTCGCACTGTCACCTGCCAGAGCTTGGTGGACTCGTCTTCGCTGGAAGAGACCCTGGACAACTCGTCGCGCGTCCTTGAACTACAGAAGAAGCTTAAAGGCGGCGCCGCAGTGGCCAGCAGTGGTCTGGGAGGGACCAAGGCCATCTACCCTGCAATGCAGAAGG TGCAAGGAAGTGCAGAGGAGATGCAACGTTTCCGCCAGCTGCGTAATCACTGGGAGCAGATGTCCCATGCGTCACCTAGTTCGGCGGAGGCAGCCAGTACCGTCACAGCTGCATCTTCTGCAAAACCCACTTCTCCAACAAAGCTCCCGTCACCTACAAAGACG ATCCGCAAGCCCGCTGTGACGAGTAGTGCATCTGCGACCAAAAAGAGCAGTGTGCCGTCTGCCGACAACCGGCGCCTCGCACCCCGCGGTGCCACCGCTGGCTCCCGAACCCCGAGCCCTAATATCTCAGCCGGCAGTGGGCGACCGCAGCAGCAGCGCCGGTCTCTGATACCAGTGCACCGGGGATGGAAGAAGCCGGCAGCCCGAGCGACCCCTACCACTGATGGAGCCAAATAA
- the LOC119172319 gene encoding uncharacterized protein LOC119172319 isoform X2 produces the protein MRGERCCASGVEKKPAVVAARLAFNAKPLPANDNAGLAPVLGTGFIARAGALSGMMEAALAQQQQQYDLSQLNYTNNNSSSLGALRRPQKDAPASTTSSCTDSVLLQDGGDELQWCADYPFNREFQRHLCSSSLTSSGRLMRRSVLSVSGDAACVIGDDGGGLGGVDLSYEDLSKNFDANLAEIDMETFRSEDIHAILTLPALYGGDFQSASRGEQCASVSGSFLEALPLDASSVHAKTASSSGHDEDSGEMSICRDEPLFSPIKECGPPLTSGRVGGVSGGALSTDSLDCSSFEEHDLVLTCQANKDNYTIAFQQSGTHFSDDLSEGSVPSDQQSHHSGSAVSATPASGGPGSMARSELSFTTWHRLRSSGIRLKPDSDTGKSQSLPNLLRRSAAVAGRMDVAGSCLPLYTLQSSGSEAEDEDEEEEEEKGKENACQFKRMASTHGAIDPPDARSVSLLRLFMRSKAGSGGSLSSSRSENSDSVTTPRDGATAYQLQSSSEDSSGSMDSKSDSSEDPPPPPKPVEPLVRKVLRASTNVVGREANNNNVEPTAANDNERLRMATSESEEETSQCFEDSLVEAVQARMKPANARSPIHEEEEPFESSGDETMKDSRDLLSSGGGTSSDNAGVIERRNNDVNSSLRCAKSGALLGGPLGKERIKNVFTTVNKNSNAVAAESDDRQSSRSTQTKRFNCNDGSGSGSTRKVSDSSGSGEEGRNARSSSLLSSGYVSRQNSVDQIHRQTFLLSAGGNRRKQPPTAIARMRHSSTQVPVHIRDRGIQTSVEGAVSENSNWLYTVDDTSAAVSGQRSFNLTLRPQEAILKQDGEQKRSIYVCYPNYSLPDLSFLKELAAAEDKPDLVFRPTQHKMPQPGASEAAAEGATASAQVPPNESPVLHRRTHSSEPHWRRPKSCNDFEDLSRRNLSHIQDWDSLSVLLPAEVKAMVSHFRHASPSSNLASEQQRGILRKLSDEANSRPRSQCDTLTADVDRISAGGSAEFGNRRHSLQDYRRLLKGLPDMDGLLPPCPNLACSGGLQRDSSLPLSRTNSEGSWRRAGGRNARRSMPLAATCSSCRAKKAVSFSEDLNIHANDVRPLRGAFCKCTCGSSPTANYGSLERPSRKMTLLFGGSQDDQHAPHEFTLSPKGLSPSWGMSPLSRSQRELVEQKKGLLDNTMRSIKQVLDCYSTEKESQPAVGGGPEPCLSEGSACGRLAIEFLVPALRELLSDGLLPHVRGVFGRLPNSLWHLAHSLSQAKEGRKEVQELVEYIEQADTAFHGDGEKFGACLLGLLNLGCLDTWFLTLLSSPQILQKHYQTSAAFVPLLSHPSLFFLREELACSLRSLSELPFGFSLSFALGGEAQSLKNAKPASRKSPGGLKSPPSVDSPCTPSDENGTYDESDDLRTVTCQSLVDSSSLEETLDNSSRVLELQKKLKGGAAVASSGLGGTKAIYPAMQKVQGSAEEMQRFRQLRNHWEQMSHASPSSAEAASTVTAASSAKPTSPTKLPSPTKTIRKPAVTSSASATKKSSVPSADNRRLAPRGATAGSRTPSPNISAGSGRPQQQRRSLIPVHRGWKKPAARATPTTDGAK, from the exons CTAGAGCAGGCGCCCTGTCAGGCATGATGGAGGCTGCCCTGGCTCAGCAGCAGCAACAGTATGACCTGTCGCAGCTCAACTACacaaacaacaacagcagcagcctcGGGGCACTAAGACGGCCCCAGAAGGATGCACCAGCCAGCACCACGTCCTCGTGCACGGACTCTGTGCTGCTGCAGGATGGGGGAGATGAGCTGCAGTGGTGTGCCGACTATCCTTTCAACAG AGAATTCCAGAGGCATCTATGCTCCTCATCGCTCACATCATCGGGTCGGCTAATGCGGCGCAGCGTATTGTCCGTGTCCGGGGACGCCGCTTGCGTGATAGGTGATGACGGCGGGGGCCTCGGTGGTGTGGATCTCTCGTACGAAGACCTGTCTAAAAACTTTGATGCCAACCTGGCCGAGATCGACATGGAGACCTTCAGGTCGGAGGATATTCACGCCATCCTCACACTTCCTGCCCTGTACGGAGGGGACTTCCAGTCGGCCAGCCGAGGAGAGCAGTGTGCCTCGGTGTCCGGCTCGTTTTTGGAGGCCCTGCCTCTGGATGCCTCGTCTGTGCA CGCAAAAACGGCGAGCAGCTCGGGGCACGACGAGGACTCTGGCGAGATGTCCATCTGTCGGGACGAGCCGCTCTTCTCGCCCATCAAGGAGTGTGGGCCCCCGTTGACGAGCGGACGGGTCGGTGGTGTCAGTGGGGGTGCCCTCTCCACGGACAGCCTCGACTGCAGCTCATTCGAGGAGCACGACCTTGTGCTGACGTGCCAGGCCAATAAGGACAACTACACGATCGCCTTCCAGCAGAGCGGGACACACTTCTCTGACGACCTATCGGAAGGCAGCGTTCCCTCGGACCAGCAGAGCCACCACAGCGGCAGTGCTGTCAGTGCTACG CCCGCGAGTGGTGGTCCTGGGTCCATGGCACGGTCCGAGCTGTCCTTCACCACCTGGCACAGGCTAAGGTCATCGGGCATTCGGCTCAAGCCGGATTCGGACACCGGGAAGAGCCAGAGCCTCCCCAACCTTCTGCGACGGTCGGCAGCCGTGGCAGGGCGCATGGATGTGGCTGGCAGCTGCCTGCCGCTCTACACGCTACAG AGTTCTGGGAGTGAGGCAGAAGATGAAGatgaggaggaagaggaagaaaagggcaaagagaacgcgTGCCAGTTCAAAAGGATG gCATCCACACATGGTGCAATCGATCCTCCCGATGCCCGGTCAGTGTCCCTGTTGCGCCTCTTCATGCGAAGCAAGGCTGGCAGTGGAGGGTCTCTCTCCAGCAGCCGTTCCGAAAATTCGGATTCCGTGACCACACCACGGGATGGTGCCACTGCTTACCAACTGCAGTCGTCCAGTGAGGACTCCAGCGGGTCCATGGACTCCAAGAGTGACAGCAGCGAGGACCCGCCTCCTCCACCAAAGCCCGTGGAACCGCTGGTGCGAAAAGTGCTGCGGGCCAGCACAAACGTTGTGGGCAGGGAGGCCAATAACAACAACGTGGAACCCACGGCTGCCAACGACAATGAACGGCTGAGGATGGCGACGTCAGAGAGTGAGGAGGAGACGTCGCAGTGCTTCGAGGACAGTCTGGTGGAAGCGGTGCAGGCACGCATGAAGCCTGCCAATGCAAGGAGCCCTATCCACGAGGAAGAAGAACCGTTCGAGTCCAGTGGGGACGAGACGATGAAGGATAGCCGCGACCTGCTAAGTAGTGGCGGGGGCACGTCTTCGGACAATGCAGGAGTCATTGAGCGGCGCAACAACGATGTGAATTCTTCGTTACGCTGTGCCAAGAGCGGTGCACTGCTCGGTGGCCCTCTGGGAAAAGAGAGAATAAAGAACGTTTTCACGACAGTGAATAAAAACAGCAATGCTGTGGCTGCAGAGTCGGACGATCGGCAGTCCAGTCGCAGTACGCAGACCAAGCGCTTCAACTGTAATGATGGCTCGGGATCCGGTTCTACGAGGAAAGTGTCGGATAGCAGCGGAAGTGGAGAGGAAGGCCGAAACGCACGCTCTTCAAGTCTCCTCTCGAGTGGCTACGTGAGCCGTCAAAACTCTGTCGACCAGATTCACAGGCAGACGTTCCTTCTTAGTGCCGGTGGAAACAGGCGAAAGCAGCCGCCCACGGCCATAGCTCGAATGAGGCACTCGAGCACACAAGTGCCGGTGCACATACGGGACCGTGGCATTCAGACCAGCGTGGAGGGAGCTGTATCGGAGAATTCGAACTGGCTGTACACTGTTGATGATACGTCGGCAGCAGTGTCCGGACAGCGAAGCTTCAACTTGACATTGCGCCCACAAGAAGCCATTTTGAAACAGGATGGGGAGCAAAAGAGATCTATTTATGTCTGCTATCCAAACTACTCCCTTCCAGATCTCAGTTTTCTGAAGGAACTGGCTGCAGCCGAAGACAAGCCTGACCTGGTGTTCCGCCCCACCCAGCACAAGATGCCGCAGCCCGGTGCATCGGAAGCAGCTGCCGAAGGTGCCACGGCGTCGGCGCAGGTGCCGCCCAACGAGTCACCCGTGCTGCATAGGCGTACTCACAGCAGCGAACCACACTGGCGGCGTCCTAAATCATGCAATGACTTTGAGGACCTCTCCCGACGCAATCTTAGTCACATTCAGGACTGGGACTCGCTGAGTGTGCTACTGCCTGCTGAAGTTAAGGCCATGGTATCCCACTTCCGCCATGCTTCTCCTTCCTCAAATCTTGCGTCGGAACAACAACGGGGGATCCTGCGCAAGCTCTCAGATGAGGCCAACAGTCGGCCGAGGAGCCAGTGTGACACCCTCACTGCGGACGTTGACAGGATCTCTGCGGGCGGCTCTGCCGAGTTCGGCAACCGGCGGCACTCACTGCAAGACTACCGGCGCCTCCTCAAGGGCCTTCCCGACATGGATGGCCTACTGCCTCCCTGTCCGAACCTGGCCTGCAGTGGAGGTTTGCAGCGCGACTCCTCGCTGCCCCTGTCCCGGACCAACTCGGAAGGGTCGTGGCGACGTGCTGGAGGCCGGAATGCGAGGCGTTCCATGCCACTGGCGGCTACGTGTTCGTCTTGTCGTGCCAAGAAGGCCGTGAGCTTCAGTGAGGACCTCAACATTCATGCAAATGATGTGCGACCCTTGCGGGGAGCCTTCTGCAAGTGCACATGCGGCTCAAGTCCTACGGCAAACTACG GTTCTCTGGAGAGGCCATCAAGGAAGATGACGCTATTGTTTGGTGGCAGCCAGGATGACCAACATGCACCCCATGAGTTTACCTTGTCGCCCAAAGGTCTTTCCCCATCGTGGGGCATGTCACCTCTGTCCAGGAGCCAGCGGGAGCTCGTTGAGCAGAAAAAGG GGCTATTGGACAACACAATGCGGTCTATAAAGCAGGTCCTCGACTGCTACAGCACGGAAAAGGAATCCCAG CCTGCTGTGGGTGGCGGGCCCGAACCGTGCCTATCCGAAGGCAGTGCCTGTGGCCGTCTGGCAATCGAGTTCCTAGTACCCGCGCTTCGAGAACTGCTGTCTGACGGACTGCTGCCACACGTCCGGGGCGTGTTTGGTCGCCTACCCAACTCACTGTGGCACCTGGCTCACTCCCTTAGCCAAGCCA AGGAGGGACGAAAAGAAGTCCAAGAGCTTGTAGAGTACATCGAGCAGGCCGACACTGCTTTCCACGGTGACGGGGAGAAATTTGGTGCCTGTTTGCTTGGTCTTTTAAA cctgGGCTGCCTGGACACCTGGTTCTTGACGCTGCTGTCTAGCCCGCAGATACTGCAGAAGCACTACCAGACGTCTGCTGCTTTTGTGCCACTTCTCTCGCATCCCAGCTTGTTCTTCCTGCGCGAAGAGCTTGCCTGCAGCTTGCGCTCCCTCTCCGAGCTTCCCTTTGGCTTCAGCCTGAGCTTCGCCCTGGGCGGCGAAGCGCAGAGTCTGAAGAATGCCAAGCCCGCTTCCCGCAAGTCTCCTGGCGGCCTCAAGAGCCCCCCCAGTGTCGACTCCCCGTGCACCCCTAGTGACGAGAACGGCACCTACGACGAGAGTGACGACCTTCGCACTGTCACCTGCCAGAGCTTGGTGGACTCGTCTTCGCTGGAAGAGACCCTGGACAACTCGTCGCGCGTCCTTGAACTACAGAAGAAGCTTAAAGGCGGCGCCGCAGTGGCCAGCAGTGGTCTGGGAGGGACCAAGGCCATCTACCCTGCAATGCAGAAGG TGCAAGGAAGTGCAGAGGAGATGCAACGTTTCCGCCAGCTGCGTAATCACTGGGAGCAGATGTCCCATGCGTCACCTAGTTCGGCGGAGGCAGCCAGTACCGTCACAGCTGCATCTTCTGCAAAACCCACTTCTCCAACAAAGCTCCCGTCACCTACAAAGACG ATCCGCAAGCCCGCTGTGACGAGTAGTGCATCTGCGACCAAAAAGAGCAGTGTGCCGTCTGCCGACAACCGGCGCCTCGCACCCCGCGGTGCCACCGCTGGCTCCCGAACCCCGAGCCCTAATATCTCAGCCGGCAGTGGGCGACCGCAGCAGCAGCGCCGGTCTCTGATACCAGTGCACCGGGGATGGAAGAAGCCGGCAGCCCGAGCGACCCCTACCACTGATGGAGCCAAATAA